One Paenisporosarcina sp. FSL H8-0542 genomic region harbors:
- a CDS encoding IS110 family transposase: protein MQFKCNEKINQVTENTLVVGMDIAKRVHYACFVDERGRVIEKSFAVNQSKEGFESLYEKIRQTMKEAKKTDVIVGIEPTGHYWMNLAYFLGNYGIPLVMVNPMHVKRSKELDDNLQTKNDKKDALVIARLLKDGRFSYPRLLKEVEAELRIGSTLRSKLTEDLASIKNRIVRWLDRYFPEFTQVFPSFGKMALAALEMTPFPQDIEGKTAEELVFLYREVEGMRTPQLPKAKLLIEASTNSIGLKEGEKMARHEIATLLRQYRLLETEIASVNNQLAEMAQTTMEYELLSSVPGLGDATIVDLLSEVGSFSLYENPRQLIKLAGLTLRENSSGQHKGQKHISKRGRKKLRYILFKVIVPLIRHNAAFKQLHEYYTTRKQNPLRGKQSMVVLCGKLLKVLHGICKKKVHFNEQYMMKDLYCLSEAA from the coding sequence ATGCAGTTTAAATGCAATGAAAAAATTAATCAAGTGACTGAAAATACACTCGTTGTCGGTATGGATATTGCCAAGCGTGTTCATTATGCGTGCTTTGTCGATGAACGAGGGCGTGTGATTGAAAAATCCTTTGCAGTAAATCAATCAAAAGAAGGCTTTGAAAGTTTGTATGAAAAGATTCGTCAAACCATGAAGGAAGCTAAGAAAACAGACGTTATCGTTGGAATTGAGCCTACAGGCCACTATTGGATGAACTTGGCTTATTTCTTAGGTAACTATGGCATTCCACTCGTCATGGTAAATCCAATGCACGTCAAACGTTCGAAGGAACTGGACGATAATTTACAAACAAAGAACGACAAAAAAGATGCGTTGGTCATCGCACGCTTATTGAAGGATGGCCGTTTTAGTTATCCACGTTTGTTAAAAGAGGTAGAAGCTGAACTTCGTATCGGATCTACTCTCCGTTCAAAGTTAACGGAAGATTTAGCGAGTATTAAAAATCGAATCGTCCGTTGGCTTGATCGCTATTTTCCAGAGTTTACTCAAGTCTTTCCGTCTTTTGGAAAGATGGCGTTGGCGGCATTGGAAATGACTCCATTTCCACAGGATATTGAAGGGAAAACAGCTGAGGAGTTGGTTTTTCTATACCGTGAGGTAGAGGGTATGAGAACGCCACAGTTGCCGAAAGCAAAGCTTCTCATTGAAGCTTCGACTAACTCAATCGGCCTGAAAGAAGGAGAAAAGATGGCCCGACATGAAATCGCCACGCTCCTACGTCAGTATCGCTTATTAGAAACCGAAATTGCCTCTGTAAATAATCAATTAGCCGAAATGGCACAAACAACAATGGAATATGAGTTACTCAGTTCCGTTCCTGGTTTAGGAGATGCGACGATTGTTGATTTACTTTCTGAAGTAGGGAGCTTTTCACTTTATGAAAATCCACGCCAACTTATCAAACTAGCGGGATTAACACTACGTGAAAACTCGTCTGGTCAACATAAGGGACAAAAACATATCTCGAAAAGAGGGCGAAAGAAACTCAGATATATCCTCTTCAAAGTAATAGTTCCACTCATACGTCATAACGCGGCGTTTAAACAGCTTCATGAATACTACACAACACGCAAACAAAATCCCTTACGGGGTAAGCAATCAATGGTGGTCTTGTGCGGTAAATTACTGAAAGTATTACATGGCATATGTAAAAAGAAAGTCCATTTTAATGAGCAGTATATGATGAAGGATCTTTACTGCCTCTCAGAGGCAGCGTAA
- a CDS encoding peptide ABC transporter substrate-binding protein: MQSKYFLLLLITLLVSACSNNNVKVVSQNAEEAYTLLLESLMNEEESLNNDIEYVSIDLSNINGLREEQKQIVKTFFKSPDEVEVLDLTLDELREENLFDADSNTLTGILLTIEEINFYQDAEFANFKGSKYRSDEDVVTVEGKMQYTDGQWELIEIKQTSES; encoded by the coding sequence ATGCAAAGTAAATATTTCTTACTTTTATTAATAACTTTATTAGTTTCTGCATGTAGTAATAATAATGTTAAGGTCGTGTCCCAAAATGCTGAAGAAGCCTATACCCTCTTGTTAGAATCACTTATGAATGAAGAAGAATCATTAAATAACGATATTGAATATGTATCTATTGATTTGAGTAATATCAATGGTTTGAGAGAGGAGCAAAAACAAATAGTAAAAACTTTCTTCAAATCTCCGGACGAAGTTGAAGTTTTGGACTTAACTTTAGATGAATTAAGAGAAGAGAATTTATTTGATGCTGATTCAAATACGTTAACTGGTATTCTATTAACAATTGAGGAAATTAATTTTTACCAAGACGCTGAATTTGCTAACTTCAAGGGTTCAAAGTATAGGTCAGATGAAGATGTGGTAACTGTTGAAGGTAAAATGCAGTACACTGATGGGCAATGGGAGTTAATAGAAATCAAACAAACATCGGAAAGTTAA
- a CDS encoding GNAT family N-acetyltransferase, with amino-acid sequence MEIRKYNSSDIVQFTDIMTDLGYPSSLEEMKLRMERIESNPNYFTFVAILNKTVVGMIGITFHNTYTNNNVKTQITSLVTKKEFRGQGIAKKLVSYVEEWANSKGSDFIYLLSGISEQRITAHELYKYLGYEITGYRFVKRLKTDVL; translated from the coding sequence ATGGAAATCCGAAAGTATAATTCTTCAGACATAGTACAATTTACAGATATAATGACAGATTTAGGCTATCCTTCATCTCTAGAAGAAATGAAGTTAAGAATGGAACGTATCGAATCAAATCCAAATTATTTTACATTCGTAGCAATTCTGAATAAAACTGTTGTTGGGATGATTGGGATAACATTTCATAATACATATACAAATAACAATGTAAAAACTCAAATAACATCACTTGTTACCAAGAAAGAATTTCGTGGGCAAGGGATAGCAAAAAAACTAGTTAGTTATGTAGAAGAATGGGCCAATAGCAAAGGATCAGATTTTATATATCTATTAAGTGGGATTAGTGAACAGCGTATTACAGCACATGAATTATATAAGTATCTTGGATATGAAATAACTGGATATAGATTTGTAAAACGTTTAAAGACAGACGTCTTATAG
- a CDS encoding DUF3139 domain-containing protein, protein MKKKSVIISIVSLVIILAAAVGGYYYLTPRASVEEQMEKDVREYLYTERGYTEEEIREVDIRFDALKETGIQRYKAIVYFSDEPETDYGFMYIDGEIAPAYIGNGKHNPE, encoded by the coding sequence ATGAAAAAAAAATCAGTGATTATAAGCATCGTTTCACTAGTAATTATTCTGGCTGCTGCTGTTGGAGGTTATTATTACTTAACACCACGGGCATCAGTAGAAGAACAAATGGAAAAAGATGTGCGGGAATACCTTTACACAGAACGGGGATATACTGAGGAAGAAATTCGCGAAGTTGATATTAGATTTGACGCTCTGAAAGAAACGGGGATTCAACGCTATAAAGCTATTGTTTATTTTTCAGACGAGCCAGAAACTGATTATGGATTCATGTATATTGATGGGGAAATAGCACCGGCCTATATTGGCAATGGCAAACACAATCCGGAATAA
- a CDS encoding MafI family immunity protein, with protein sequence MDLNILLRDIFKKIQKFSGEHEKYILEYLEHREWELALISICSAIEQGNITIDKKDFCKIEEAGLYMDLDKLFWESIQTQ encoded by the coding sequence ATGGATTTGAATATTTTATTAAGAGATATCTTTAAGAAAATACAGAAATTTTCTGGAGAACACGAAAAATATATATTAGAATATTTAGAACATAGAGAATGGGAACTGGCTTTGATAAGTATCTGTAGTGCAATTGAACAAGGTAATATTACCATAGACAAGAAAGATTTTTGTAAAATTGAAGAGGCTGGTCTCTATATGGATCTGGATAAACTTTTCTGGGAATCAATACAAACACAATGA
- a CDS encoding YafY family protein, with amino-acid sequence MPKNDNMLAILWMLNSGVKITAKQISEKLEINIRTVYRYIDALCASGVPIISDTGHNGGYSLLNHFIRAPLLFDIEEKKALLHAAVFAKEAGYPLSEALGNATSKLKMYSNQEQESILSRHLAGFEVINRMGYPSVQPVLAELEQAVANEFSVEIDYRTSHEEQSMNRVIDPYGMVYWNNKWYTVAFCHLRNEMRSFRADRILQIKRTQKIFKRSEAFSAREFFMQNLLPDLAGKDGLISLIIGGRSEALDDLCLHWFLGHHLKERTSNQAIFLLEEKSIHTYVPYFLLSYGKSIQVIEPQSLKEKLVAVVSELMEYYQIK; translated from the coding sequence ATGCCAAAAAACGATAATATGCTGGCCATTCTATGGATGCTGAATTCGGGCGTGAAAATAACTGCAAAACAGATATCAGAAAAGTTAGAAATAAATATACGAACAGTTTATCGGTATATTGATGCACTATGTGCCAGTGGAGTGCCTATAATATCCGATACAGGTCATAATGGCGGGTATAGCTTGCTGAATCATTTTATCAGAGCACCTCTGCTATTTGATATTGAAGAAAAAAAGGCACTTCTTCATGCTGCTGTTTTTGCAAAAGAAGCCGGATACCCTTTGAGTGAGGCATTAGGCAATGCGACATCAAAATTGAAAATGTATTCGAATCAGGAGCAGGAAAGTATACTTAGCCGTCATTTAGCTGGATTTGAAGTTATAAACCGCATGGGATACCCTTCTGTTCAGCCGGTATTAGCGGAATTGGAGCAGGCTGTAGCAAACGAATTCTCTGTAGAAATTGATTATCGCACAAGCCATGAAGAACAATCCATGAATAGGGTGATAGACCCCTATGGAATGGTTTACTGGAACAATAAATGGTATACTGTTGCATTTTGCCACCTAAGGAATGAAATGCGCAGCTTTCGGGCAGATCGGATTCTACAAATCAAGCGTACTCAAAAAATATTTAAGCGATCCGAAGCTTTTTCAGCCCGTGAATTTTTTATGCAAAATCTGTTACCTGATTTAGCGGGCAAGGATGGGTTAATTTCTTTAATTATCGGAGGCAGGTCAGAGGCATTGGATGACTTATGCCTGCATTGGTTTTTGGGACATCATCTGAAAGAGCGGACATCAAATCAAGCAATCTTTTTACTTGAGGAAAAATCAATTCATACATATGTCCCTTATTTTCTCCTATCATACGGGAAATCCATTCAAGTAATCGAACCACAGAGTTTGAAAGAAAAACTTGTTGCTGTTGTGTCGGAGTTAATGGAATATTATCAAATAAAATAA
- a CDS encoding type 1 glutamine amidotransferase family protein has translation MNNTVYLYVFDTMADWEIGYLTAELNSGRYYKKGLPPSKIVTVGIEKTPVTTMGGLKILPDIKLDECSIECTDTLILPGGDTWTETIHQPILKIVERCLKEGILVVAICGATMGLAQTGLLNSRWHTSNDLEYLKMICHTYTGEKYYKMESAVTDGKLITASGIAPLEFSVQVLKALGVFSSKTLDAWYSLNKTHESKYFYELMNSIQ, from the coding sequence ATGAATAATACGGTATATCTTTATGTGTTTGACACAATGGCAGACTGGGAAATAGGTTACTTAACTGCCGAACTGAACTCGGGAAGATATTATAAGAAAGGGTTGCCCCCATCAAAAATAGTTACCGTGGGAATTGAAAAGACTCCTGTAACTACTATGGGGGGATTGAAAATACTGCCTGACATCAAACTGGATGAGTGCAGCATTGAATGCACAGATACATTGATTTTACCCGGTGGAGATACATGGACAGAAACAATTCACCAACCCATCTTAAAAATCGTTGAGAGGTGTTTAAAGGAAGGTATATTGGTTGTAGCGATTTGTGGTGCTACAATGGGGCTTGCCCAGACAGGATTGCTGAATTCACGTTGGCATACAAGTAATGATCTGGAATACCTTAAAATGATCTGTCACACTTACACGGGCGAAAAGTATTACAAAATGGAGTCTGCTGTAACTGATGGAAAACTGATCACTGCATCCGGAATAGCTCCGTTGGAATTTTCTGTACAAGTCTTGAAAGCTCTGGGTGTGTTTTCTTCAAAAACATTAGATGCCTGGTACAGTCTTAATAAGACTCATGAATCCAAATATTTCTATGAGTTGATGAATTCAATCCAATGA
- a CDS encoding VOC family protein, with protein sequence MTESKKYMAVSGKYTKNGTPNGFTSITPFITVKNPSEAIEFYKIVFNARVKDITEYPNGNGNKIIVHAELNFGNGFLQLGAANPAYKLALPPDEDNACYSLGIYVINVDQVFENAVARGAKVREPVASFVSGDRFGSILDPFGVRWSIMTRIEDLSEEESSRRVAEWAKSFSGE encoded by the coding sequence ATGACTGAAAGCAAAAAATATATGGCAGTGTCAGGTAAATATACAAAGAATGGAACACCCAACGGCTTTACATCTATTACCCCATTTATAACAGTGAAGAATCCTTCTGAAGCAATAGAGTTCTATAAAATTGTTTTCAATGCAAGGGTTAAGGATATTACTGAATATCCAAATGGAAATGGCAATAAAATAATTGTTCATGCGGAATTAAATTTTGGAAATGGTTTTTTGCAACTGGGAGCAGCGAATCCGGCATATAAATTGGCCTTGCCGCCAGATGAAGACAATGCGTGTTATTCTTTAGGAATTTACGTAATTAATGTTGATCAGGTATTTGAAAACGCGGTAGCAAGAGGAGCAAAAGTAAGGGAACCGGTTGCAAGCTTTGTTTCAGGTGATCGATTCGGAAGTATATTGGATCCTTTTGGAGTAAGATGGTCTATTATGACTAGGATTGAAGATTTGTCAGAAGAAGAAAGTAGTCGGAGAGTTGCTGAATGGGCCAAAAGCTTTAGTGGAGAATAA
- a CDS encoding DUF4181 domain-containing protein encodes MFLIKLALFVLIVFGLNVVVKLLLKKVLKIEKEKNSFFSYNHINNLHRKIDWGIRITSIITITITNILVIVENYPNYLLLIPIFCLGLDYPVRAFFERKYSQNPKQYILTLSEGVIMLLAIVIVIQFNLFITQ; translated from the coding sequence ATGTTCTTGATAAAGTTGGCACTCTTTGTGTTGATAGTGTTTGGTTTAAATGTGGTAGTAAAGCTTCTTTTGAAAAAAGTACTTAAGATTGAAAAAGAAAAAAACTCCTTTTTTTCTTACAACCACATAAACAATCTGCACAGGAAAATTGATTGGGGTATCAGAATTACTTCTATTATCACAATTACAATTACCAATATATTGGTGATAGTTGAAAATTATCCAAATTACCTTTTACTAATACCAATTTTCTGCCTTGGACTAGATTATCCAGTAAGAGCATTTTTTGAGAGGAAATATTCGCAGAACCCCAAACAATATATTCTAACTCTTAGCGAAGGGGTAATAATGTTACTTGCAATAGTAATAGTCATTCAATTTAATTTATTTATTACACAATAA
- a CDS encoding DinB family protein yields MQVVTKMFLEQLDMHCYENEWFASMEQALHGVIAAEAVWTCSGISNSIWQIVNHLIFWNEDVIHRIKGTENPHKAESNDETFGNPGDPEDEIGWAQTVQRLYEVMNKLKTVIADLDDEKLTAPYATNRYSIERLLSNIMMHDTYHIGQIVLLRKLQPSWSGGDW; encoded by the coding sequence ATGCAAGTTGTAACCAAAATGTTTTTAGAACAACTCGACATGCATTGTTATGAGAATGAGTGGTTTGCATCCATGGAACAGGCACTTCATGGAGTCATCGCAGCTGAAGCAGTGTGGACATGTTCGGGAATCAGCAATTCGATTTGGCAGATTGTCAACCACTTGATATTTTGGAATGAAGACGTGATCCATCGAATTAAGGGCACAGAGAATCCGCATAAAGCAGAAAGCAATGATGAAACTTTTGGAAATCCAGGGGATCCAGAAGACGAAATTGGGTGGGCCCAGACAGTTCAGCGCCTTTATGAAGTCATGAATAAATTAAAAACGGTCATTGCTGACCTTGACGATGAAAAGTTAACAGCTCCGTATGCAACTAACAGATACTCTATTGAGCGTTTACTCAGCAATATTATGATGCACGATACGTATCATATTGGCCAAATTGTTCTGTTGCGAAAGTTGCAACCCTCCTGGAGTGGCGGTGATTGGTGA
- a CDS encoding DinB family protein — translation MTHPALKMYNYHVWANGVIIDRLKELPKEIYHKEIQSGFSSVSKVLSHIYLTDYAWFDIISGKSMNDAMAFTNQLREQVETKSIEEMKKIFLDLAERNKALLNSQEDIEKLIVVDNPYAGLLETSISESVLHVVTHGSYHRGNIATMLRQMGHTSVMQDFGLYLYSK, via the coding sequence ATGACACACCCAGCATTAAAAATGTACAACTACCACGTATGGGCAAATGGAGTTATAATTGATCGTTTAAAAGAACTTCCAAAGGAAATTTATCATAAGGAAATTCAGAGTGGTTTTTCTTCGGTATCAAAGGTGTTGTCTCACATTTATCTCACAGATTATGCATGGTTTGACATTATCTCAGGTAAAAGTATGAATGATGCAATGGCGTTCACGAATCAATTAAGAGAACAGGTGGAAACGAAAAGTATTGAGGAAATGAAAAAAATATTTCTAGACTTAGCTGAACGAAACAAAGCACTTCTGAACAGTCAAGAAGATATTGAAAAGTTGATTGTGGTGGATAATCCATATGCTGGGTTGCTTGAAACTTCTATTTCTGAATCGGTACTACACGTTGTCACTCACGGATCATATCACCGTGGCAATATAGCTACTATGTTGCGGCAAATGGGGCACACCTCCGTTATGCAAGATTTCGGACTTTACCTATATTCAAAATAG
- a CDS encoding DUF4181 domain-containing protein, translating into MFWVKFGLIAIIVFVLISIVKLLLRKLLKIEKVKKELFSYNHINDLHRKIEKGLRIFSAIALILLSCVLLYYFEDLIYLVLIAVIVFMVLDYLVRAFFEWKYTQYPKQSILTLTEMFLILIAIIIVIEFKLLGSY; encoded by the coding sequence ATGTTCTGGGTAAAATTCGGTTTAATTGCGATAATTGTTTTTGTCCTTATTTCAATAGTTAAGCTTCTTCTGAGGAAGCTACTCAAAATTGAGAAAGTAAAAAAAGAGCTATTTTCCTATAATCATATAAACGATTTACATCGAAAAATTGAAAAAGGTTTGAGAATTTTTTCTGCGATTGCTCTAATACTTCTATCTTGTGTGCTGTTGTATTATTTTGAAGATTTAATTTACCTGGTTTTAATTGCAGTAATCGTTTTTATGGTATTGGATTATTTGGTAAGAGCATTTTTCGAGTGGAAATATACACAATATCCGAAACAATCTATTTTAACTTTAACTGAAATGTTTTTAATTTTAATAGCAATAATAATCGTTATTGAATTTAAATTACTTGGTTCTTATTAA
- a CDS encoding DJ-1/PfpI family protein codes for MNQTEKKEILIVVLEEFADWEMSYVAAFLNNTDKYITKIVSVSEGVIKSIGGLNVLPDYTLKSIPEIFYGLILIGGNSWRKPLNNNVIPIMEKALTMDIPVGAICDATVFMGANGWLNEIKHTSNDLNDLKTYAKDHYRNEMNYVLEQAVSDGKIVTANGTASLEFAKEILELLEAYPKEHINQLYTFHKLGYYEAKKTNS; via the coding sequence ATGAACCAAACTGAGAAAAAAGAGATTTTAATTGTAGTGTTAGAGGAATTCGCTGATTGGGAAATGTCTTATGTAGCAGCTTTTTTAAATAATACAGATAAGTACATCACTAAGATAGTTAGTGTAAGTGAGGGTGTTATAAAGTCAATCGGCGGATTAAATGTTCTTCCAGATTACACCTTAAAAAGTATACCTGAAATCTTTTATGGTTTAATATTAATTGGGGGAAATTCTTGGCGTAAGCCACTAAACAATAACGTCATTCCAATAATGGAAAAGGCACTTACTATGGATATTCCAGTAGGGGCAATATGTGATGCAACAGTTTTTATGGGAGCCAATGGATGGTTAAATGAAATAAAGCATACAAGCAATGATCTTAATGATTTGAAAACTTATGCAAAAGATCACTACAGAAATGAAATGAATTATGTACTAGAGCAAGCAGTTTCTGACGGAAAAATTGTGACCGCAAATGGAACAGCTTCATTAGAATTTGCAAAAGAAATTCTTGAATTATTAGAAGCATATCCTAAGGAGCATATTAATCAACTTTACACTTTCCATAAATTAGGTTATTATGAGGCAAAAAAAACTAATTCATAA
- a CDS encoding HTH domain-containing protein, with product MKILSKAIRLNELRLYINRVNKFKVDDLAKEFNVSRRTILRDLEELSILGVPLISEVGANGGYQVLEEKNLLAVSFTNETIKTTSELLNIKNYQFSSVSINPTTSNPIIEIRIEGTKEYFNAVKNEIRILVADAVSSKTNINFDVKVNRRSENEIRDEKWHPIFTSVREEKPLKILRNIKDLPIPSTQNLYRLSSKQIWKNLSGGGIPMKK from the coding sequence GTGAAAATTTTGAGTAAGGCAATTAGATTAAATGAATTAAGGTTGTATATTAATCGAGTCAACAAGTTTAAGGTAGATGATTTAGCAAAAGAATTTAATGTTTCAAGAAGAACGATTCTTAGGGATTTAGAAGAACTAAGTATTTTAGGGGTTCCACTAATTTCAGAGGTAGGAGCTAATGGAGGATATCAAGTTTTGGAAGAAAAAAATCTACTTGCTGTCTCTTTTACAAATGAAACAATAAAAACAACATCAGAATTATTAAATATAAAAAATTATCAATTTAGTTCAGTAAGTATTAACCCAACTACATCGAATCCAATTATTGAGATAAGAATTGAAGGAACAAAAGAGTACTTTAATGCAGTGAAGAATGAAATCAGAATACTTGTAGCTGATGCAGTTTCTTCAAAAACAAATATAAATTTTGATGTTAAAGTAAATAGAAGAAGTGAAAATGAAATAAGAGATGAAAAATGGCATCCGATTTTCACGAGCGTAAGGGAAGAAAAACCGCTAAAAATTTTGAGGAATATAAAGGATTTGCCTATTCCTTCCACCCAGAACCTTTACAGATTATCATCAAAACAGATTTGGAAAAATCTAAGTGGTGGTGGGATTCCGATGAAAAAGTAA
- a CDS encoding MBL fold metallo-hydrolase: protein MKKNSIIFFERNFPSANMILIKDQLPILIDTGFGSEAKETEQLIKEAGVSPEELHLIVNTHYHSDHVGGNFHLQKNYGVSIATHKWEADLINFRDPEACSAEWLDQPVEPYRVDTKLSDNDEINTGSRTLKVLHTPGHTLGHISLYEPEEEILICGDLFHKNDIGWLNIFREGVTSIQRSIESLDRLSMLRIQKAYSGHGPQMENPLDAIDAARERLEKWLKMPEKISWHACKRIFSFTLIIKNGLAKEEIDNYLLTCGWFQDFARHSFQLQPEEFIQILLDEMIRSGAANWHNNHLIAATPYQAPQKNWLNKNIKPKDW from the coding sequence ATGAAAAAAAACAGTATTATTTTCTTTGAAAGAAATTTTCCAAGTGCAAACATGATCCTTATTAAAGATCAACTGCCCATCCTTATTGATACCGGTTTTGGGAGTGAAGCGAAAGAGACAGAGCAATTAATTAAAGAAGCAGGCGTTTCACCAGAAGAATTACATCTTATTGTGAATACGCACTATCACAGTGATCATGTAGGAGGCAATTTTCATCTTCAAAAAAATTATGGTGTTTCGATTGCTACGCATAAATGGGAAGCCGATTTAATTAATTTTCGTGACCCTGAAGCCTGTAGTGCAGAATGGTTAGATCAGCCTGTAGAACCTTATCGAGTCGATACAAAGCTCTCAGATAACGATGAGATTAATACAGGAAGTAGAACCTTGAAAGTCTTGCACACACCAGGTCATACGTTAGGGCATATTTCTTTATATGAACCTGAAGAAGAGATATTAATTTGCGGGGATCTCTTTCACAAAAATGATATTGGATGGTTAAATATCTTTCGAGAGGGTGTCACATCTATCCAACGATCTATAGAAAGTTTGGATCGGTTGTCCATGCTCCGGATTCAAAAGGCATATTCAGGACATGGACCTCAAATGGAGAATCCTCTGGATGCCATTGATGCTGCAAGAGAAAGGCTTGAAAAGTGGCTCAAGATGCCAGAAAAAATTTCATGGCATGCCTGCAAGAGAATTTTTTCATTCACGTTAATCATTAAAAACGGATTGGCAAAAGAAGAAATCGATAACTACCTGCTAACATGTGGTTGGTTCCAAGATTTTGCACGCCACTCTTTCCAACTTCAGCCAGAAGAATTTATTCAAATCCTACTCGATGAAATGATTCGCTCGGGAGCAGCAAACTGGCACAATAATCATTTAATAGCCGCCACCCCATACCAAGCACCACAAAAAAATTGGCTGAATAAGAACATAAAGCCGAAAGATTGGTAA
- a CDS encoding lipoprotein codes for MRRVFYYARGIPMKRYLFFLILLLVLSGCSSVYTTEDKATENQVKTIDQTEKKLNIQEDVYVPNPQITDDINLMTVGETVTDAKGELTLKSYKLLNKTVNIGGVEMVLKDAKLLHFVPDYSMIDFFHSYTHEEEFDFIKVGIEVKNTSDKDIKFTPVAFVKTNKGELKTWEEDIFLEELTGEIQRNDVKKGNMGFILENTNDIKSIEILTSDVLDGVGEHVEKAKTIKLDI; via the coding sequence ATGCGACGGGTGTTTTATTATGCTAGGGGGATTCCTATGAAGAGATACTTGTTTTTCTTGATTCTATTATTAGTTCTTTCAGGCTGTTCATCAGTATATACCACCGAGGACAAAGCTACTGAGAATCAGGTCAAAACTATCGACCAAACGGAAAAAAAACTTAATATACAAGAAGATGTATATGTCCCGAATCCTCAAATAACGGATGACATTAATCTTATGACAGTTGGAGAAACCGTTACCGATGCCAAAGGCGAACTCACATTAAAATCATATAAACTCTTAAATAAGACAGTTAATATAGGTGGGGTTGAAATGGTTTTAAAAGATGCTAAGCTGCTACATTTCGTTCCGGATTACAGCATGATTGACTTTTTCCATTCCTATACTCATGAAGAAGAGTTTGATTTTATTAAAGTAGGAATTGAAGTAAAAAATACATCTGATAAGGACATAAAATTCACACCAGTTGCTTTTGTTAAGACGAATAAAGGTGAGCTGAAAACATGGGAAGAAGACATTTTTCTCGAAGAATTGACTGGTGAAATACAAAGAAATGATGTTAAGAAAGGCAATATGGGGTTTATTTTGGAAAACACAAATGATATTAAGTCAATTGAAATTCTAACAAGTGATGTTCTTGATGGCGTGGGTGAACACGTTGAAAAAGCGAAAACTATAAAATTGGATATCTAA